The Nomascus leucogenys isolate Asia chromosome 21, Asia_NLE_v1, whole genome shotgun sequence genomic sequence AAAGGTAGATCTCAGTTTAGttcttgaaatataattcacaaaaTAAGACCCTTCTTGTTCTACAGAGGTCCCCTAAACTGTCTTTTATTCTGGTGTAGTTTCTAAAACCTCATTAAGAGGGAATGGAGAAAATTTAGTCTTTCTTACCAGAAATGCTCTGCTTTTTAGTAGCCATCAGTTTTAGGTCTTCTTTATGTAACTCAGAAGTTCATCTTTTTCCATTTGGTAACCACTTTTTTTCCACTGTTCTCGCAACTGTTGTAATAGAGCCCCAATTTCTTTTCCTGAAGAAATGCCCACTTTTCTGATGTCATGGCCACTTACAGGAAATGGAGGAATGGACCACTGCTGCATTTCCTTTAGGAGACAGTGCTCTCCTTGGTACTTCAGTAGTTCACATACACGAGTAGTTGCATCAGGTTCCCTAGACTACGTGTCAAAATCAAACATTTAGTTTCGTCACACATGAAAACATACACTTACGATCTTATCCTAAAATTTAAATGCTCAacataaattttttcatttaaaataagtaaaattcacGGAATTGATCttagttttaataaattaattctaAATTAGTGACGATACTTCATATTTCTGACCAAGCCTAGTATATACTTACATCTATAATGAAGTCTTGATAGGGTTTCAATGGGTCTGAACTATCTGTTGCTTTAATTAAATCTTTCCTATTTTTAACTATAAATAAGCCaaggtttttctcttcttttgcgATCTTCAACCTCAAATCCAATTTTGTGACATCATCTTGTACTTTGAATAATGAGGCCAAAAGAGTCATTGGCTTTGGTGAAAAACCTTCAACATTTTTACTGACTTTGTCAAATTCTTCTAAACTTGCATTAGCAGGTAAACCTGTAGGGACAAAAGCATTTTTCACCTGTTTTTAGTGGGGATAAAAAACCACTCATATCCTAAACCTTGCCACTGTTTTAGTCTCCAGAAATGCTTTGTCACTAGGATACATTATATAGGTTCAGTCTGATGTTCCAATTTACAGGTGAACCTATATAATGTATATTGTTATTCTCTCCCGTCACCTTCAAAACCTCTAAAGTGTTCTTGTTTCCATTAAAGCTACATCAAGAAGTCCAGGGGTAGTGGTGATCGTGGTGTCAGACTCACAAGGCATATTCTTTCTAATCACAAATTCCTGACTTCCCACTGATACAACATCCACCCCCCATTCAGTAATGTTactgaaatttgaaataatatgcCCAAGCTTCCAGAAGTGTGATAAACCATATAATCCCACTGTTCTTTGTGAAAATGAATTACAACGTTTACTGAACAATTTCTGTGTACAAGTCACTCTTCTAAAAgagctttacatgtattaactcactgAATCCTTTTAGCTTTTCTATTAGATAGAGGCTACATTACTTTTAAACCCCTTTTTTGGGTTAGAAACTAACCCAAGTGGCAAAGACTAGATAAGGGGCTGAGCTTCCTTCAAACCTAGATCTGACTCGAGACTACTCTACAAGCACCATAGACTGTCTTTGAGCTGTTCCCTACTCACGACAAAGCTTACCCCATAACCCaaactttgtcttattttaaaatactccaTTTCTCCATCAAGAATTCTTCAACCAAATGAGtcaaacattttttccttatgaAATTTGAAACCAGATATTTCACTGCCAAAAATTCAAACACTTTATAACTTGCTCTTACCTATATAAGGAGCCACATCAAGATCATAGATAAGGTGAATCAAATGATTTACATGGTTACCAACAAGAATTTTTTTCAGTTCCACCCAAATCCTCTCTCCTGATATTCCAGCCAAGCCTTTTGCATTTTCTGCAATTGCTTCCAAAGTCTCAGGATCATGGTCACCAGGTTTGTCTACAATTCTCCCATAAAACCTACAAGACAAAATCTTCACAGGGTATTACCTCTGTATTGGCATGTCACAAGcaaaatctgtttttcatttttattggtaCTATCCCATACATCTGCTTAATGAAAACATAGAATTAGTTAGGTCTAAAAGGTACCTTAGAAAGCAACTGGTCATTTCTCCACCTCCCCTTTCTTTTCCCAGATAAGAAAACCCAGGGTCGAATAAAATATACGTAGCCTTTTTGAGGTTAGCAAGAACTAGAACTTCAAGGTCTCCACCTCACTTCCAAATTACTGACTCAAGACATTCAGAATGGCCATCAAATGCAATTCCTGAATTGGCACTTAcagtagatgaaaaaaaaaaaatagcattcttGTAAAGGCAGCAAACCAAAACAAGACTGCAGTGCCTTAACAGAGTAGTCTTAATTCCTCAAAGCTTGCCTGTCTGTACACATTAGTACTTTCAATGAAAACCTTCAAATATGACTAATCTAGTTGCACACCCTGGAGTATATTTCACGGAATCCTAGAACTGGAAGCCCTAATGTACATGTGTTTTCCCTCTCATACCCTTAAAATTCTAATGAATACCCTCTATTCATCAGCGGTCCAAAGTAATgctaaataagtaaattaatgctAAATTTGGATTAGTGATCCAAATACAGCTAAGTCTTCATCTATgttctattatttatataaaagactacaaatattcAAGTTTAGAGAAACTACATTTATTGACAAAATATCCATGATCTGTTACAGAATATTCTGAGCGCAATCCCAACCAGTGAAAAATGAATATTACTTGACATAAACTAGCCAAATcggatagttttttaaaaaggttagtGTGTGACCTTTAAACATCATTGCTACCCACAAAACTAGTCATGCATTTCGTATTTACCAGGTTTAtcctagttgtttttttttttgagatggagtctcattctgttgcccaggctggagtgcagtggcgtgatctcggctcactgcaagctctgcctcctgggttcaggacattctcctgcctcagcctcccgagtagctgggactacaggtgcctgccaccacgcccggctaattttttgtatttttagtggagatggggtttcaccatgttagccaggatggtctcaatctcctgaccttgtgatccacctgcctcagcctcccaaagtgctaggattacaggtgtgagccaccatacccagcccatcCAAGTTTTGATGACTttatactttgattttttaaatcatataacAGGTATTTCTTTTCACCGAAATCATTTTGTAGTGAACCATCACTGATTTCCACGACCACCTAAAACCGTAAGCTGGATGAAGGCGAACACTTTCACTCATTCATTACCATGTTTAATGCACCTAACACAGGGATTGACCTGTGGTAAGCATTCAAACATCTGTGTAATTAATGAATCAATGgaggaaatataaatcaaaaagaaaaataggcatttaaaaaaacGACTTAAATCAAAATTGTAGGAAAGATCACATAAAGTATATGTGCGTTCTGGGAACGAAAATACAATATGAAGTAGCTAAGTAATTTTCACTCATAAGTCATAGGGTGCTAGGTCTCCACTGGAGACAGACATTTGGGATGTCACCATTTTGTACACTGACCTGCTGTGGGTTTCATATGACCAGTGTTATGCTCTAGTGATATTAaaactatcattttttatttttaaaaattcttacctGAAGTATCTTAAAATTCTAAGATAATCCTCTTGTATTCTCTGTTTAGCATGTCCAACAAAcctaactttcttattttttaaatcttcataacCATTAAAGTAGTCAAATAAAGTGCCATCAAAACCTATTCAttagaaaaggagggagaaaaatcaCTATTGGCAAATAAGAATTTGAAAACACAGGAAAATCAGCTAAACACTATCACAAACAGTAAAAATTCAGCAGAGTGAAGTTATTAAAACACATAGGTATTCACACATATCAGCTATCAAATGCAAGACAGTAACAGACTGTCTTAGAAGCTGTTTAGGTGCATTTACAATTGCAACTAATAAGATAATCCAAGAATAAACTAAACAAGAAATATGCAAAACTTGTATGAGGTGGAGTGGAGCCAACAAGACACCATACAAGCTAATTTTCACACTATGGGAAAataaacaatagcaaaaataaaatgaaaaaaatacataacaggATTAACAGacgaaatgaggaaaatattttataatcttggAATCTTTATAATCTTGAAGATCTTTCAAACTCTACTtagcaagaaaacagaaaacaaaacacaaaacaacaggatttttgaagaaataactgaatgacataaaaaatcaaatatgccTGTATGGCAGAAACTGCTCTCACACAAAAAATCATAAGtgacatttttggaaaaatatgtgTAAGTCCATATAAAAAAACATGGCTAGTTTCCATAGTACATAAAAGTTCTAATAAAAAGGCCACGTAAGTAGAAAAATAGGctacatataaacaaaatatagaaatctCTTTAATAATGATTTTCAACCTTAGTCCTAAatcctttttttgttctttgaggcggattcttactttgtcaccctggttggagtgcagtggtgcaatcccagctcactgcagcctcccaagttcaggtgattctcctgcttcagcctcccaagtagaccTGCCactacacacagctaatttttgtatttttagtagagacagggtttcggcaagtgggccaggctggtctcgaacccctgacatcaagtgatctgcccgcctcagcctcccaaagtgctagggttacaggtataagctaccatgcccggccagtaaaTACCCATTTTCGAGATAGCGTTTTTCAGATCAGCAACGATGCAAACATTTGGTAACAGTGTTAGCAAGGGTGTGGTTAAATGGGCAGTCCTGTTCATTATAGATCAGGAGACTTCACTATAGAGCCTTTAAAACTTTGTAAAATTTGAACATGTTAATCTATTAGCCATTCACAAAAATGGTAATAAACAAATGTtctcatatgttgaaccaaaaaagaaaaagtgacataaaactaattttatatatatatatatacacacacacacacacacataaaacctTAAGTATCAGTAGAGTGACCACTTCATACTGGTTTGCCTGAGACATTCCTAGTTTTAAAGTTGAAAATCACACATCCAAGGAAGTATTTCAAGCTCAGGCAAACTAAGACGGTTACCAcggagacttaaaaaaaaagaaaaaggaatttagaGCCAAAACACAGACACCATTCAGCTAACCAAATGCGGAGGTCAGTGATCCTGTGAGATATTTCACTCTGTAGCATTACAGAAAAGAGCCACTGACAACTACTTATCAAAAACACCTCTTGGTTGTGTTTGAACTTGAATGCTCTGATTATCCCAAAAGCAACAGTATATTGGTAAGTTCACACTTAATGCTTAACTCTTCCCAAGCTGTTAATAGTTTATATGCATAGTAACTTTTAAAAGGAAACCATCTTGACGTACATGGCAAATTTCGAAGGCTCCAGAttcaaaaagacataaaagaaaatgaagataaaaagaaaatatgtaaataggCAAAAATATGATCACAAAGTAGCAAATAATACGGCATATCCATCTTGGTGTTATTTCTCCTAATGAAGAGACTTGTAACTGTCCCTGGGGAACCTAAAGGCAAGATCAAAATTTGGAGGCAAAAATCATAGGAATATgatcaaagcaaaaataaaggttTGGGAAGCAAAGTAACCAACCATAAATGCCAGAACTATGAATGCTTGATCCAATAAGGCTTGGAAAAAGCCAGGATAGAAAACTACACAAAGCTTAGTAAGCATCATATTGG encodes the following:
- the TRNT1 gene encoding CCA tRNA nucleotidyltransferase 1, mitochondrial, giving the protein MLRCLYHWQRPVLNCRWSRLCLLKQYLFTMKLQSPEFQSLFTEGLKSLTELFVKENHELRIAGGAVRDLLNGVKPQDVDFATTATPSQMKEMFQSAGIRMINNRGEKHGTITARLHEENFEITTLRIDVTTDGRHAEVEFTTDWQKDAERRDLTINSMFLGFDGTLFDYFNGYEDLKNKKVRFVGHAKQRIQEDYLRILRYFRFYGRIVDKPGDHDPETLEAIAENAKGLAGISGERIWVELKKILVGNHVNHLIHLIYDLDVAPYIGLPANASLEEFDKVSKNVEGFSPKPMTLLASLFKVQDDVTKLDLRLKIAKEEKNLGLFIVKNRKDLIKATDSSDPLKPYQDFIIDSREPDATTRVCELLKYQGEHCLLKEMQQWSIPPFPVSGHDIRKVGISSGKEIGALLQQLREQWKKSGYQMEKDELLSYIKKT